A genomic window from Acidobacteriota bacterium includes:
- a CDS encoding type III pantothenate kinase — translation MLLVIDVGNTNTVLGIFSGEELISDWRLSTVKDRTIDEYGILTRNLISLAGIDASRVDAIAISSVVPTLNATLEEMSKIYFQIEPLFVEPGVKTGMPILYENPHDVGADRITNSVAAFTLYGGPAIVIDFGTATTFDVINEKGEYLGGVIAAGPQIAAEALFERTARLPRTSIKKPPKVIGKNTVHSIQSGIYHGYIVLVEGIVKEIREELGTQARVIATGGLSGTFSRDIKCIDDFNPHLTLLGLRIIYEKNRKS, via the coding sequence ATGCTTTTAGTCATCGACGTTGGAAACACAAACACCGTTCTGGGTATATTCTCTGGGGAGGAACTGATATCGGACTGGCGACTGTCAACCGTAAAGGATAGAACCATCGATGAGTACGGCATCCTTACAAGAAATCTTATCTCTCTTGCAGGGATCGATGCGAGCCGCGTGGACGCCATCGCGATCTCGTCGGTTGTGCCGACGCTAAATGCAACCCTCGAAGAGATGTCAAAGATCTACTTCCAGATCGAACCTCTTTTTGTGGAACCTGGAGTGAAAACAGGCATGCCAATCCTGTATGAAAATCCCCACGATGTCGGAGCAGACCGAATAACGAATTCCGTCGCAGCCTTCACGCTTTATGGCGGGCCGGCAATCGTAATCGATTTTGGGACAGCCACAACCTTCGATGTCATCAATGAAAAAGGGGAGTATCTGGGGGGAGTTATTGCTGCTGGGCCTCAGATCGCGGCAGAAGCTCTCTTTGAAAGGACGGCAAGGCTTCCGAGAACCAGTATCAAGAAACCCCCTAAGGTGATCGGAAAAAATACTGTACACAGCATACAGTCCGGTATCTATCACGGGTACATCGTACTCGTTGAGGGAATCGTGAAAGAGATACGGGAGGAACTTGGAACGCAGGCCCGTGTCATCGCCACTGGAGGGCTCTCCGGCACTTTCTCCCGTGATATAAAATGTATTGACGATTTTAACCCTCATCTGACTCTTCTGGGGCTCAGGATCATCTATGAGAAAAACAGAAAATCATGA
- the amrS gene encoding AmmeMemoRadiSam system radical SAM enzyme, translated as MRTRREFLIDSMKGACASCIASGLFLAGSCSVLMAREKDEKKYTKEAMYYEKKEEMKILCKLCPRECSVADLERGYCGVRENRGGIYYTLVHSRPCTYHVDPIEKKPFFHFLPGSTAFSIATAGCNVECRFCQNWDISQFRPEQLESIYMPPETVHAMAKKSGARSIAYTYSEPVVFYEYVLDTARLGPETGIRSVVVSNGYIQEKAIIELCQHLGAIKIDLKAFTEKFYREVCNGKLEPVLKTLLAIKKTGIWFEIVVLIIPTLNDSEIELRKMSRWIRENLGPDVPVHFTRFHPTYKIKNLPRTPLPVLERARDTARSEGLNFVYMGNVPGHESENTICPSCKNTIIKRYGYLIMNMDIANGKCGKCARTIPGVWS; from the coding sequence ATGAGAACGCGTCGTGAATTTCTGATAGATTCCATGAAGGGAGCATGCGCCTCGTGCATAGCTTCAGGGCTATTTCTTGCCGGCAGCTGTTCTGTTCTTATGGCCAGGGAAAAAGACGAAAAGAAATACACAAAAGAGGCGATGTACTATGAGAAGAAAGAGGAGATGAAAATCCTCTGTAAGCTCTGCCCTCGCGAGTGCAGTGTCGCCGACCTCGAGCGCGGGTACTGCGGTGTGAGAGAGAATCGCGGAGGCATCTATTACACACTAGTCCATTCCCGGCCATGCACGTATCACGTCGATCCGATCGAGAAGAAACCATTCTTCCATTTCCTTCCCGGGAGTACGGCTTTTTCCATCGCAACAGCAGGATGTAACGTCGAGTGCAGGTTCTGTCAGAACTGGGACATCTCCCAATTCCGGCCGGAGCAGCTCGAGAGTATCTATATGCCACCGGAAACCGTCCACGCGATGGCTAAGAAAAGCGGGGCAAGATCCATCGCGTATACCTATTCAGAGCCGGTTGTCTTTTACGAATATGTCCTGGATACGGCCAGACTCGGTCCGGAGACCGGGATCAGAAGCGTTGTTGTCTCCAATGGCTACATTCAGGAGAAGGCCATCATCGAACTCTGCCAGCATCTCGGTGCGATCAAGATCGACCTGAAGGCTTTTACGGAGAAGTTCTACCGGGAAGTATGCAACGGAAAACTGGAACCTGTCCTGAAGACCCTGCTCGCCATCAAGAAGACGGGAATATGGTTTGAGATCGTAGTCCTCATAATCCCTACGCTGAACGATTCCGAAATTGAACTTAGGAAGATGAGCCGATGGATCCGGGAGAATCTTGGACCTGATGTCCCCGTTCACTTCACAAGGTTCCACCCGACATATAAGATAAAGAATCTGCCACGTACTCCACTACCTGTCCTGGAAAGAGCCAGAGATACTGCTCGATCAGAGGGGCTGAATTTTGTCTATATGGGAAATGTTCCAGGGCATGAATCGGAAAACACTATCTGTCCCTCATGCAAGAATACCATCATCAAGAGGTATGGCTACCTCATCATGAATATGGATATCGCTAACGGGAAGTGCGGCAAATGCGCTCGCACCATCCCGGGTGTCTGGTCTTAG
- a CDS encoding HEAT repeat domain-containing protein: MNKKEHRYRFFFLLLLFSLPAFSVSSLQAVEKQSLYEKVAVAELIVLSTIVVDDAKYVLATIDEILKGTYQEESIQVSFRKENFESKPGEDKITFRTGERAVLFLEPAKRSSGKVKKKIFTLIGRAEGKLSVSEESITLLLDAIKRFVRIQALKNQLQIWDEHKKLLEEKNHFMVEAGLQEIVKFRTADPNIIPQILEFSRGNTPRFRLYSMLILRQLFEGEANGKTRIEGREEIVRTLREKARRDEDPSVRIEAIRAIKTVGTEDDIDLLETISRTDKSQDVRYEAQKVLYEMKSEGKLNK; encoded by the coding sequence ATGAACAAGAAGGAGCATAGATACCGTTTTTTCTTCCTCCTGCTACTATTCAGCCTTCCGGCCTTTAGCGTTTCTTCTCTTCAGGCTGTGGAGAAGCAGAGCCTATACGAGAAAGTTGCCGTGGCGGAACTAATCGTCCTTTCTACTATCGTAGTCGATGATGCAAAATATGTCCTTGCCACTATCGACGAGATTCTAAAGGGAACGTATCAAGAAGAATCTATCCAGGTATCATTCAGGAAGGAAAATTTCGAAAGTAAACCAGGAGAAGATAAGATCACTTTCCGCACCGGCGAGAGGGCAGTCCTCTTTCTTGAGCCGGCAAAGAGATCATCGGGCAAGGTGAAGAAGAAAATATTTACCCTCATCGGACGGGCGGAAGGGAAACTATCAGTTTCAGAAGAATCTATCACCCTCTTGCTCGACGCCATCAAGCGCTTTGTACGGATCCAAGCACTGAAGAACCAGCTTCAAATCTGGGATGAACACAAGAAGCTACTGGAGGAAAAAAACCATTTCATGGTTGAGGCCGGGTTACAAGAGATCGTCAAGTTCAGAACGGCCGATCCAAACATAATCCCTCAGATCCTGGAATTCTCTCGGGGGAACACCCCTCGATTCCGGCTCTATTCCATGCTGATCCTCAGGCAGCTCTTCGAAGGGGAAGCAAATGGCAAAACAAGGATCGAGGGCAGGGAAGAGATCGTTCGCACGTTGAGAGAGAAAGCACGCAGGGATGAAGATCCTTCTGTGAGGATTGAGGCCATAAGAGCAATCAAAACTGTAGGGACTGAAGATGACATAGACCTCCTGGAGACCATCTCTAGGACCGATAAATCACAGGATGTAAGATACGAAGCTCAGAAGGTCCTCTATGAGATGAAATCTGAAGGCAAGCTTAATAAGTGA
- a CDS encoding site-2 protease family protein — protein MIFRLCFINCLLLLITVYSTTMAGAMFEEYGYSFTSFIFLIMNPWALKSGLPFSFWLILILGLHEMGHYWACSRYGVAATFPFFLPGPTIFGTFGAVIKIRGIIPHRNALFDIGMAGPLAGFLASIPALIIGLSQATVSDIPIQEGTVLFGDSILISLLDTLFFLRGGEVALNVNSIFYAGWVGLLATTMNLFPVGQLDGGHICYAISRRFHRVISYVTIFAIATLIMYSLIMRGFSVWVLWFAILIVMRARHPRLLDEEVPLTAGRRWFSIISLAILLLSFMPDPISIQP, from the coding sequence ATGATTTTCAGACTGTGTTTCATCAATTGCCTGCTTCTGCTCATCACGGTCTATTCTACGACCATGGCTGGTGCCATGTTCGAGGAATACGGCTATTCATTCACTTCATTCATCTTTTTGATCATGAACCCCTGGGCTCTGAAATCGGGGCTTCCCTTTTCGTTCTGGCTGATCCTGATCCTTGGCCTCCATGAGATGGGACACTACTGGGCATGCAGCAGATACGGTGTTGCAGCGACTTTCCCCTTCTTCCTTCCGGGCCCCACCATTTTTGGGACCTTTGGTGCCGTTATCAAGATAAGAGGAATCATCCCGCACAGGAACGCGCTGTTCGACATAGGCATGGCCGGACCGCTGGCCGGTTTTCTTGCTTCCATTCCAGCTTTAATCATCGGGCTCTCGCAGGCAACCGTCTCCGATATTCCCATTCAGGAGGGAACGGTTCTATTCGGTGATTCGATTTTAATCTCTCTTCTGGATACCCTTTTCTTTTTGCGAGGTGGAGAAGTTGCTCTGAATGTCAATTCAATCTTTTACGCTGGCTGGGTCGGCCTGCTGGCAACAACGATGAACCTCTTTCCTGTTGGCCAGCTTGATGGCGGGCATATCTGTTATGCGATATCGAGAAGATTTCACAGGGTGATCTCGTACGTTACGATCTTTGCCATAGCCACTCTCATCATGTACTCCCTGATCATGAGAGGGTTCTCCGTTTGGGTTCTGTGGTTTGCTATCCTGATCGTTATGCGAGCACGGCACCCTAGACTCCTCGATGAGGAGGTTCCCCTGACAGCAGGAAGACGATGGTTTTCCATCATCTCCCTTGCCATATTATTACTCTCTTTTATGCCTGACCCCATTTCCATCCAGCCCTGA
- a CDS encoding fused MFS/spermidine synthase, giving the protein MADRKKVALRVISFSIGFFAIILQVSFLREILVVFYGNELCIGLIFAIWLTGIFLGAFIASYGSGSPNNLTFLAAIILAAFFLLAPLQVSFIRLSRVFSGTPPGEYVSFFKIVLTSFLLVSPTSLMVGALFPVVARLFSPKIDRTATVVTTLYIWEAAGSLIGGLLFTFVFIPNLDVFRILSFASFLPALSIGMLSLLEISNFFKKALKMVSVLLLGALVFLSFFEFPEEAQQRTARMRWLSFAGPVELIAESDSKYQNMAISKQDGLYSIYFNGQYGNSFPDPYQSAIKAHLVMSQHPAPETILIIGGGYTGIIREILRYPVKRIDYVEIDPILISFVQKFLPDEIADALLDPRVYTHNTDGRHFVKFTDGRYDIILVGTPDPSTAYANRYYTNDFFREVKRKLNPSGLFVTSISSSLNYFGEEMLGYVSSVYHSIGQTFKHVVISPTEEAYFFASDFEETPSSEPRILATRFMDRKIESSIFTGDFFRLFFPHDRVEFVRNTLERNPIKEFNTDFRPITYFYSLKLWVRYSGSPLQSFLLIIEKFGKIIWTVLILLLLLLFSFLTLMLKRLRKNPSRPFLILCIASTGFAGMAWSLVLIFSFQNILGYLYGKIGLLVALFMLGLASGGIFMKLLFRSFSERILMLLSDFAALLFSFLLIPFLVLLYSVEMETSLTTEIFFAFLMFLSGFLTGFEFPVAVRLYLKASEDVRRSAGIVDAADHLGATFGAFLIGVLLIPLGGLWITMIAIATLKVVSFIVMLMALLPGNE; this is encoded by the coding sequence ATGGCAGACCGTAAGAAAGTTGCCCTGCGCGTAATATCTTTCTCTATTGGATTCTTCGCCATCATATTGCAGGTCTCATTTCTGAGAGAAATCCTCGTCGTTTTCTATGGAAATGAACTCTGCATTGGACTCATCTTCGCCATCTGGCTGACAGGGATTTTTTTGGGCGCCTTTATCGCCTCATACGGAAGTGGAAGCCCCAACAACCTCACCTTTCTGGCAGCAATCATTCTCGCTGCATTTTTCCTTCTTGCTCCTCTGCAGGTCTCATTCATCAGGCTCTCGAGAGTTTTCTCAGGAACACCGCCGGGAGAATATGTCTCGTTCTTCAAAATCGTACTTACCAGTTTCCTCCTCGTATCGCCGACCAGCCTCATGGTCGGCGCCCTTTTTCCAGTCGTGGCAAGACTATTCTCACCGAAGATCGATAGAACAGCCACTGTCGTCACGACTCTTTATATATGGGAAGCGGCAGGCAGCCTGATTGGCGGACTCCTGTTTACCTTTGTCTTCATTCCCAATCTGGATGTTTTCAGAATCCTATCCTTCGCCTCTTTTCTTCCTGCACTCTCCATTGGTATGCTCTCTCTGCTGGAGATATCCAACTTCTTTAAAAAGGCCCTGAAGATGGTTTCCGTTCTGCTCCTGGGAGCCCTCGTTTTTCTCTCATTCTTCGAATTCCCGGAAGAAGCCCAGCAAAGAACCGCGCGAATGCGATGGCTCAGCTTCGCGGGTCCTGTGGAATTGATCGCTGAAAGCGATTCGAAATATCAGAACATGGCCATCTCTAAGCAGGATGGCCTCTATTCAATCTATTTCAACGGACAGTACGGAAATTCTTTCCCGGACCCCTATCAGAGCGCGATTAAAGCCCATCTCGTCATGTCCCAGCATCCGGCTCCAGAGACGATCCTCATCATCGGCGGGGGATACACTGGTATCATCAGAGAGATCCTGAGATACCCGGTAAAAAGAATCGATTATGTGGAGATTGACCCTATCCTGATATCCTTTGTCCAGAAATTTCTGCCTGATGAAATCGCCGATGCGCTTCTCGATCCCCGCGTTTATACGCACAATACTGATGGAAGGCATTTCGTAAAATTTACCGATGGCCGCTATGATATCATCCTCGTCGGAACACCTGACCCCTCAACGGCCTATGCGAATCGATACTACACAAACGACTTCTTCAGAGAAGTCAAGAGGAAGCTTAACCCATCTGGCTTATTCGTGACATCCATCTCATCCTCCCTAAACTATTTCGGGGAAGAGATGTTGGGATACGTCTCTTCTGTCTATCACTCTATAGGGCAGACCTTCAAGCATGTGGTCATATCACCGACGGAAGAGGCCTACTTTTTCGCATCGGACTTTGAAGAAACTCCTTCTTCAGAACCCAGGATACTCGCCACTCGTTTCATGGATCGCAAGATTGAATCAAGCATCTTCACGGGGGATTTCTTCAGACTGTTCTTTCCTCATGACAGGGTGGAATTCGTCAGGAATACCCTGGAAAGAAATCCCATCAAGGAATTCAACACCGATTTCCGGCCCATTACGTACTTTTACAGCCTCAAATTATGGGTTAGATATTCCGGAAGCCCCCTCCAGAGTTTTCTCCTGATCATAGAAAAATTTGGAAAGATCATCTGGACCGTTCTGATTCTGCTGCTTCTGCTTCTTTTCTCATTTCTCACGCTCATGCTCAAGAGATTGAGGAAAAACCCATCGAGACCGTTCCTCATCCTATGCATTGCATCCACTGGCTTTGCTGGAATGGCCTGGAGCCTTGTCCTCATCTTCTCCTTTCAGAACATCCTCGGATACCTTTATGGGAAGATCGGTCTGCTTGTTGCCCTGTTCATGCTCGGACTGGCTTCAGGAGGAATTTTTATGAAACTTCTTTTCAGGAGTTTCTCGGAGAGGATTCTCATGCTCCTTTCAGATTTTGCCGCATTGCTCTTTTCCTTCCTGCTCATACCCTTCCTCGTTCTTCTTTATTCCGTCGAGATGGAGACCTCTCTGACTACTGAGATCTTTTTTGCCTTCCTCATGTTCCTTTCCGGCTTCCTGACCGGTTTTGAATTTCCCGTTGCGGTGCGGCTGTATCTCAAGGCAAGCGAGGATGTCAGAAGATCGGCAGGGATCGTGGATGCTGCAGATCATCTTGGTGCGACTTTTGGCGCTTTTCTAATCGGTGTTCTTCTCATACCGCTTGGTGGGCTCTGGATAACGATGATAGCCATCGCGACATTGAAGGTCGTCTCGTTCATAGTAATGCTGATGGCACTCCTGCCGGGGAATGAATAG
- a CDS encoding HU family DNA-binding protein, with translation MIKADIINRVAAETGVSKVKAIMAVEAIFAAIKESMKKGERIELRGFGVFQVKARKRGIGRNPRTGSEVRIPPGKTIKFKAGKNLRNLTV, from the coding sequence ATGATTAAAGCTGACATAATCAACAGAGTTGCTGCCGAAACCGGTGTATCAAAAGTGAAAGCGATTATGGCCGTTGAAGCCATTTTTGCAGCCATCAAGGAATCGATGAAAAAGGGGGAACGGATCGAGTTGAGAGGCTTCGGAGTTTTTCAGGTGAAGGCGAGAAAGAGAGGGATCGGTAGGAATCCCAGAACGGGAAGCGAAGTGAGAATCCCTCCCGGAAAGACGATAAAATTCAAGGCAGGGAAAAATCTGAGAAACCTAACCGTTTGA
- the der gene encoding ribosome biogenesis GTPase Der: protein MLYFDVMSRNDLQAKRRGVLIVGAPNVGKSTLFNRLIGKRKSIVYSEPGVTRDMVTGEFIDGNVRFTVTDTGGLIPSSSEKISKAVQRQVARAVQDFVLTLLVVDAQRGVTPLDENIALFLIKSGTRIILCVNKMDAPGREEILFPFYALGVGDPIPISAEHSLGLDLLIERIERGLEDSAPLIEKAVRSETDGMRVVISGRQNVGKSSLLNALLNDNRMIVSEAPGTTVDSVDSLLELKGKRYIIVDTAGIRKKKRVRGPVEKIAVIKARQNIKMGDVVILVLDSMEGMTAQDVSIAGYAIDSLKPLLILFNKWDLMENREEAARRLKDQVDRKLRFMKGIPVLFVSALSGAGIRKILPAVDLLYCKYTMRIRTSELNKLVLKTARAHALFSSSSFATKIFYMVQAGVGPQRFIVFANNAKNISASQRRFLENLIRDKFDLSPVPVRMEFREGKKVKLETQK from the coding sequence ATGTTATATTTTGACGTAATGAGCAGAAATGATCTTCAAGCAAAGAGGAGAGGAGTTCTCATTGTGGGAGCTCCAAATGTGGGTAAATCGACTCTCTTCAATCGTCTAATCGGCAAGCGCAAATCGATCGTTTACAGCGAGCCTGGTGTGACCAGGGATATGGTCACTGGAGAGTTCATCGATGGAAATGTACGGTTTACTGTGACAGACACAGGAGGGCTCATTCCAAGCAGCAGTGAAAAGATATCTAAAGCGGTTCAGAGACAGGTCGCAAGGGCTGTTCAGGATTTCGTGCTGACTCTCCTTGTCGTTGATGCTCAGAGAGGAGTGACTCCTCTAGATGAAAATATTGCCCTCTTCCTAATCAAAAGCGGAACCAGGATCATCCTATGCGTCAATAAAATGGATGCCCCTGGTAGAGAAGAAATTCTCTTTCCATTCTATGCCCTTGGCGTAGGAGATCCGATCCCGATCTCAGCGGAACATTCCCTCGGGCTCGACCTTCTCATCGAAAGGATAGAGAGAGGATTGGAAGATTCTGCTCCTTTAATAGAGAAGGCTGTCCGCAGCGAGACGGATGGAATGAGGGTTGTAATCTCCGGGAGACAGAATGTGGGGAAATCATCCCTCCTTAATGCTCTTCTGAACGATAATAGGATGATCGTCTCCGAGGCCCCAGGAACTACTGTCGATTCCGTTGACAGCCTCCTTGAATTGAAAGGAAAGAGATACATCATAGTGGATACTGCCGGGATCAGAAAGAAGAAGAGGGTGCGAGGTCCTGTCGAGAAGATTGCGGTCATCAAGGCAAGACAGAACATCAAAATGGGTGACGTCGTCATCCTTGTCCTCGATTCCATGGAGGGAATGACGGCACAGGATGTATCCATCGCCGGATATGCCATCGATAGCCTAAAACCACTCCTAATCCTGTTTAACAAGTGGGACCTGATGGAAAACAGAGAAGAAGCGGCCAGGCGTCTCAAAGATCAAGTGGATCGTAAGCTGAGATTCATGAAAGGAATCCCCGTTCTCTTCGTTTCCGCTCTCAGCGGAGCCGGAATCAGGAAGATCCTTCCCGCAGTGGATCTCTTATACTGCAAATACACAATGAGGATCCGAACATCCGAATTGAACAAGCTCGTATTGAAAACCGCAAGAGCGCATGCTCTTTTTTCCTCATCATCTTTCGCTACAAAGATCTTCTATATGGTCCAGGCAGGAGTCGGTCCCCAACGTTTCATTGTCTTCGCCAATAATGCGAAGAACATCTCTGCATCCCAGAGAAGATTTCTTGAAAATCTTATCAGAGATAAATTCGACCTCTCTCCTGTCCCAGTCAGAATGGAGTTCCGGGAGGGGAAAAAGGTAAAACTTGAAACGCAAAAATAA
- a CDS encoding DNA internalization-related competence protein ComEC/Rec2, with the protein MIHRIIKYPALLCVFPFIAGILCCDISHPPPIVIIPLLFLSITASSLCFAWSRPGYSIIFILLSFLLLGSFASSLRYYALPENHLRNLIQRQPEQFQNADMEISGRITAGIEPSRKGTFLTVDLKKLAFRNRAREARGRIRLFIPHDSGKERTIFRAGDIISAYARIRVPRNFGNPGAFDYRSYLDRQGINLTGSVKNHALIKIEKSHGIHPIGKISEFRQRLILSLWEMNAQDAENFDATSIILAMTLGSREGMHISTEKTLRMGGVYHIVAISGLHIGIIALALFKLFTILRIQDRAACLLTCLTLLSYLILCGGRSSALRAVIMSVTYLIARSLYRKINIMSCISLAAFGMLIFNPGLLYDPGFQLTFAATASLIKFHSQVERYTKWSGCLSTIIAATASAQIGVIPIIAYHFNTVTLLSLFTNIVAVPLSALIVPLGLAMEVSSLFSAALARTILFILDLLIKAILATCSLYVNLPFLSHRIPTPSPFFIILYYSSSLGILLSRNYKPMKIIFLVLFCFALSIIVSYPFSPEIHRFFEVTFIDVGQGEASLVVSPDGGTILIDGGGRSENIFDAGEMVVSRYLFMRGFKKVDRMIASHLHSDHAGGIPALIENFHVSEVMISEQETGETLFRVIEDSCRRRGTKLTLLSEDQKLSMGRAVIHIMNPVSSKSGERTGNERSLVVRIIDGNVRFLFMGDAPSEMEKLLIDSGIELNSEILKIGHHGSRDSSSERFLKEVNPRLCLISVGSSNQWGHPSGEVLARIERMGSSLFRTDRDGAVTVLSDGKSFSASSYINPMTFELNDALRSGLDGNGVRHKRE; encoded by the coding sequence TTGATCCATCGTATCATAAAATATCCTGCGCTCCTTTGCGTCTTCCCCTTCATAGCGGGAATTCTCTGCTGTGATATTTCTCATCCTCCCCCTATCGTCATCATTCCTCTGCTCTTTCTATCCATAACCGCCTCATCTCTATGCTTCGCATGGTCCCGACCCGGCTATTCGATCATCTTCATCCTTCTTTCCTTCCTCCTGCTTGGTTCATTCGCCTCCTCTCTTAGATATTACGCTCTTCCAGAGAATCATTTGAGGAACCTTATCCAGAGACAACCCGAACAATTTCAAAATGCCGACATGGAAATCTCAGGAAGAATCACTGCTGGCATCGAACCATCGCGGAAGGGAACGTTTCTCACCGTCGATCTGAAGAAGCTTGCCTTCCGGAACCGGGCAAGAGAGGCGCGGGGAAGAATCAGGCTCTTCATCCCGCATGATTCTGGCAAGGAACGAACGATCTTCAGAGCGGGCGACATAATCTCCGCCTATGCACGAATCAGAGTGCCAAGAAACTTTGGAAATCCTGGAGCTTTCGATTATAGATCATATCTTGACAGGCAGGGGATCAATCTTACCGGTTCTGTAAAAAATCATGCTCTCATAAAGATCGAAAAGAGTCATGGAATCCATCCCATTGGAAAGATCTCGGAATTCCGCCAGAGACTGATCTTGAGTCTCTGGGAGATGAACGCTCAAGATGCTGAGAATTTCGATGCGACGAGTATCATCCTGGCCATGACTCTTGGGAGCCGGGAAGGGATGCATATCTCGACGGAAAAGACCTTGAGAATGGGAGGCGTATATCACATCGTGGCCATCTCTGGGCTTCACATAGGGATAATTGCATTGGCTCTCTTCAAGCTCTTTACGATCCTGAGAATCCAGGATCGTGCAGCATGCCTTCTGACTTGTCTGACACTTCTTTCCTATTTGATTCTCTGCGGTGGAAGAAGTTCTGCACTGCGAGCCGTCATCATGTCTGTCACATACCTTATAGCAAGAAGTTTGTACAGAAAAATCAACATCATGAGCTGCATTTCCCTTGCCGCTTTCGGAATGCTCATCTTCAATCCAGGTCTCCTCTATGACCCTGGCTTTCAACTCACGTTTGCTGCGACGGCATCGCTGATAAAGTTCCATTCCCAGGTGGAGCGTTACACGAAATGGTCAGGATGCCTTTCCACTATCATTGCGGCAACGGCATCGGCTCAAATAGGCGTCATTCCAATCATTGCCTATCACTTCAATACCGTCACTCTCCTCTCCTTATTCACGAATATCGTGGCTGTTCCTCTTTCGGCTCTCATCGTGCCGCTCGGACTGGCCATGGAAGTCTCTTCGCTCTTCAGTGCCGCGCTTGCGCGTACCATACTCTTCATCTTAGATTTATTGATCAAGGCGATCCTTGCAACCTGTTCGCTTTACGTCAATCTTCCCTTCCTTTCTCACAGGATCCCTACCCCTTCCCCTTTTTTCATCATTTTGTACTATTCCTCTTCTCTCGGTATCCTTCTCTCAAGAAATTATAAACCTATGAAGATCATATTCCTCGTTCTTTTCTGCTTCGCGCTCAGTATCATCGTGAGTTATCCCTTCTCGCCCGAAATCCACCGTTTCTTCGAAGTCACCTTTATAGATGTGGGGCAGGGTGAAGCATCGCTGGTTGTCTCTCCTGATGGTGGCACAATTCTCATCGATGGAGGAGGAAGATCGGAAAACATTTTCGACGCCGGAGAAATGGTTGTATCACGATATCTCTTCATGAGAGGATTCAAGAAGGTCGACAGGATGATCGCCTCGCATCTGCACAGTGATCATGCAGGAGGGATCCCAGCACTAATAGAGAATTTTCATGTTTCCGAAGTAATGATATCCGAGCAGGAGACGGGAGAAACGCTCTTTCGAGTGATCGAGGATTCCTGCAGGAGACGCGGAACAAAGTTGACTCTACTAAGCGAGGACCAGAAGCTATCAATGGGAAGAGCCGTGATTCACATTATGAATCCCGTTTCCAGCAAATCCGGAGAAAGGACAGGGAACGAAAGATCGCTCGTCGTCAGGATCATCGATGGAAATGTCAGATTCCTTTTCATGGGAGATGCCCCTTCGGAGATGGAGAAGCTTCTCATCGACTCAGGAATTGAGCTCAATAGCGAAATATTGAAGATTGGGCACCATGGGAGCAGAGATTCCTCCTCCGAGAGATTCTTGAAAGAAGTAAACCCGCGTCTCTGCCTCATCTCGGTCGGTTCCTCCAACCAGTGGGGACATCCGTCAGGAGAAGTCCTTGCAAGGATAGAGAGAATGGGGTCTTCTCTCTTTCGCACGGACCGGGATGGAGCGGTGACTGTCCTCAGTGACGGTAAATCCTTCTCCGCATCTTCCTATATCAATCCGATGACTTTTGAACTCAACGATGCCTTGCGCTCAGGGCTGGATGGAAATGGGGTCAGGCATAAAAGAGAGTAA